TCATATCATTAGAATATATTCAATAATTAGCCTGTATTCAGGGCTCATTAcacataaactgaaatattctaagcctttatttgtttaactaTAATGATAGAAGCTATGAATCCCAATAAAATCTATCTCAAAGATCAATTAAATGATTAGATTTGTAGTGCAGATAGATCCAAACACTGAAAAGCATGTTTATGTATGTTTAGTCACAATATCTGCAGAAATTCAAATTGAGGAATTACTGAGGAAATGGCTATGCAAAGGAAGAGGCAGtgtgatgtttttgaaatttataGTAAATAACTTGTGAATTTGATTTGTTCTGAAGAAAATTGATGTTGAAATATCTCAAAGATTCTCTGTTGCATAATCCTTCATCAGAACTGTGAAAGTGACTCTTCTGTCCGTTTGTTTGCCTCCAGGTCGAGCCTGCGACTGCTAGATGTGGACCAGAACATGATGACTTCCCAAACCTGCAACcagcagacagcagaggagCAGCCGCGGGATTCCCAACAAGAgatgcttttgttgtttatttaggGAGGTCCGACAGGAAGTAGTCTGCTGATGTGAGGTGTGAAGCTTTCTGCCTGATGACTGAGCTACTGATCTGCACCTCTGCACAGACACATATTTTGTCACTTTCATTTCAATCTGTTTTTGGTTCGGAGAAGTTAAAAAACCTTTTTTAGGCAGCCAACCTTTGGAGAAATCGTCCTACGACAGAAATAAAATGCTTCACTGGTAAATagttttttattgattgaagtGAAAGTGGCTGAATTCAATAACACAAACATGTTACCAAAAAATAAGTGTCCACATATTGTAGGTTGTGTCTCGCACTACTACTCCTgtctgtactgtatgtgtaaGGTAAACATTGATGTAGATATTAGTCGCTTCCTGTGGCCAACCTAACCCACTGTCAATGCTTTCATGTCAAATAGAGGAAATCGTCGTGAGTAAGTAGAGGGCTGCTGGTAATCCATGAGAAtctgtttatttccttgtttaGCTTTATGGAGGAGTGTAGTGGATTGCACTGTTCAGTCATGTTTCTATAAAAGAACCGCTGAAACAACAGTGAGTTGAGGACTtcatttcatgtgtgtgtttgtgtgcaatgTGGGGAGAGGTGGTGGCTTTTTCTTGAATTACTTAAAGAATTATTTAATCTTTAGATCAATCCATTCTATAAAATGATGGAATTGAGGATAGTAAAACAAGATAATCCTGCAGTAGCTGGGGTTGACTtatgtttcttcttttcttcgATCTTCCTCTAGGCCTCCTGCCTGCTGTTGTTTCTTGGCAGGAAACAGGCAAACATTAGGAAGAGTAAAACAATGCACAGATTGTGTATAACCATGTTTTGAGGGCCGCAGTGAGGACAGAGGAGGTCTAATGTGACACAGTAAATGTTTAGgggtaataaataaatctacaatTGCTGCCTCGTGGTTGTGTACTTCTGAATGATGGCcagaaaaaatagattttccaGAATATTATGATGTTAAACATAAAAACCAACAATACACTCAAATTATTTTAAGAGAAACTGGAGGTTTTTGGGTggttaatgctgtttttttaaattttactcattttttaaaatcaatccaCTAAAGTGAAAAACCAGCAATCAGATGTTTTTCTAACCGGAACTTTCTGATTTTGTCATGGCGGCTGTTTAACCAGTCGTTCCTCAGAGAAGCGGAAATCACATATAATCTAATCTGACTGCACTCGAAGCATTCATTAATCTTAATTCTTTAACACTAGCAGTCCACACTAGCCACAAACAAGATAAAGTGATTgattttttccttattttattGCTCAAGAATCATCTTTTTCTCTACTGAGCTGATAGGAAACTGAGAAAAGTGGTGCAGGTTTAACAAAAAGAGattgttttgggggttttttctCCTGGTGGGCTGTAACAAGCAGAAAGTTggaattaaatgataaaaaaaaaaggtgctttAGAGGagaatttgatttgatttgattctcAAGCAGCACCTGAGTGAAGATAAGTGAAATGTTTCAGTGAAGTTGATCTTTGACCTTTAGAgtataaaatgtcataattccATCCTATTGGACATTGtatgaattattattataattagcCACTGAATTCATAAGTTGAACCAAAACACCCATTTAATGAAAGTAATAGCAACGTAACCTTTGACCttaaaaatctaatcagttcgTGAGTGAGgcaatttgtgaaaaaaaattgaagaaaatccAAGAAGGTGTCCCTGAGATATCACAAGAATGAATAAATCcttaaaagtcaataaaataaaatcactttaaaaagcagcagagaaaaaacattGCTATTTTCTTACTACTGAGGATGATAATGCTGCTTTCATGGCCTGAATACTGGAGAACTTTCCTGGTTTAGAAGACTCTGGCTCCATCTAGAGGACATGATCAAATAAAGTTTATACTCTGCTCAGTAAAAgcctatctatctgtctgtctgtctgtctgtctgtctgtctgtctgtctgtctgtctgtctatctatctatctagagaCTTTTTAACCAAAGAACAAACCACAGACGgattcttttctctcctttttaaaacattttttattgctaGTTTATAAAacgtttaaaaaaacataaataaaaatttaaaagagcctttatttatttagttcttATTTTCCTGAcggaaaaacaaaaaggggccttttaaaaaagtttttcttgttggtttaaaatagaaaaatgaaaaacggaacaattttcagtttgtttttgttgtgttttttattttgcttgtttttgttgttggttcaaaactggaaaaaggaaaactgaaacaacagcatcccaaaaacaaagctgtgTATTGTACTTTCCTATATTTACGGGATGCATCCTGCTGGATCCAGTGAAAACAGAACAATGGACCTCAGTGTTCAGAGCCACATGATCAGATAAATCTCAGCGTTAAAGAGTTCTGACTTCCAGCAAACGTCTCTGGGAATCTTCCTGTCCTGTCCGCCCCTCCCTGCAGCTCTGAGTGGTCAGACTGTAATGAGGAGATTGAAGCATCAAGTCAGCTGTTAGAAGCAGAAGGGGACAGGAAATTGAACGCActggcattaaaaataaaagcctaaaaTATTTAGGCTCAATAATAGTTTTCTGAATGCGAAGATATTTTGGAAAGTAGATGtttataaattattttgttCACAGTTGACTCCTTTATATTTcatctcttttttaaaatcagtgtcTAGTTACCTTGTAGAAACtgcatcatttttctctttttgttgttattttctagCTTTTGATGgtttaaatatttcatgttcCATAACAACACATTGACAACAGAGATTATCGTGTGCAGACATACTTAACACCTTAAGTCCTggattatttttgacatttaaattaaaaagaaaaacagccacaaattcAGTCAGTAATAGCTGTAAGGCTGCATGGATCAGAGACAGTTGGGAGgattttaaataacaataagCCTTGTTGTTTCCATTAGTAGATCAGAGTGAGATCTGAAAATATGCAGCAAaaacttaaatatttttctgaatTTAATGCAACAGTAATCGAGCACAACAATTCTCCGTCCATGTTAAGTGCAGTACTATGACACGTGGAGGACGTGTTTAAATGACTATTTACTGGTAAACACTACAGATGCAAACTGTAAACTTACTGATTTAGATATTAGGTgacaataaatatatttaaagcaCTTGGGTTCAACATTGTGATGACTCCTGCTCGTTtctttgtctgctgtgtgtAGTGGCTGCAGGGGTCGTTTGCGTTAACTGGGAACACCTTAGTTGGTATTTCCTGATCTGTTAAGCTTGAATGCAGCTGGCAGTCACTCCCTCTTTCACTCTCCTACCAGCCTCACCTGTGCTGTTgtcttggggttttttttgtttgtttgtttgttttttttaacatcttacAACACTATCTTCACTCTCATGCACATCCAACACTTCACACTCCACAAGCTTTGTGTTTAAGTAATCTCACTTATTTAATAAATtactttgctgtgttttttccttGTGAGTCAGTTTGTCATCAGTAAATGCTTTCACTCCATGTGTCCTGTCCAGATTATTCATGGAACAATGCAAATGCAGTGTGGAGTggaaaatgaaggagaaaacaGACATCTTCACCTGCATCTGTGCAGATGATCTGGAGTGTTACAGACCTAATGATGGGCAGTTTTCCACATATACATTGTCCCATAGTGTAGCTTTATTACTTTTGTTTGCACCTACACAATATTTTTGTGACTGACAGGTATATGGGATTGCTGGTTGCAGTGAAGCATTTATCTATTAAATTCTACACCCTCAGACTTAATTAGATTGCAATCATTAGTGTAGTGCACAAGTTTTCTAACGTTGTTAATTATCAGTGCTGAAATAAGTGAGGATGAGCaggaagacatttcacctcttgCACGAGAAACCTctcaaataaatacatacataaataaaacagcttATTAAATAAAGCTCCAACATAATACCAAAGCTCCGAGAATCTACAAAGActtacaaaaatgttaaatttacaaTCAAAATAGGTACATGGAGGCTTTTCTTATGTCAAATTTAACCAGGCCAGAATTAATTGGTAATCTTGCTGTGTATCATGGTGCCGATTCTACCCACAGAACTGTAAAAgacgttaaaaaaaaacaaaacaaaacataaccaTGGTGAATTCTGGACTGTTGTTCACAAAAGAAGCCGAATTCATCGCTCAGCTGTTCTggtgcttttaatttgaaagtgCTCACCGATAGGTTTCTTATATATTCAGTGTGACTTGGCACTTGTGGGGCCATTTAGTCAATGAAGTCTTGAATCAGCATCAGCAGGACAGGAGTCAGAAGTCAGGGTGTTGAAAGAAAAAGTTGTTCGTTAAGATTTTCGTGGGAATCCCATGAACCCGGCGGTGAAAAGGGACGTTTAAGTTTTTCATGTGAGATTAAAGTTGCTGCAGCATGAATCCTAACAACTCGTCGGGCGCTCCTCCACTGGACTGGACTGAAGGGAAGCACCCCATGGGCCAGTCGCCCCCTCCTCCGCCCTACCAGGACGTCCCCAACCCCGGCATGCCTCCACCCGGCCCCGGATACCCTCCACAGCAGGTAAGCAGGGcataaaataactcaaatttacctctctgctgtttcccttcacctaaaacatgattttaatgcaaaatcctgcaaaaaaaaaagattcctaTTTTGCATGAATAAATGTTGATTAGAGGTGTAGGCTTAGAGATTCTAGTCAATAAAGTGCTGgaaatgtttgtaaaagtttGTGTTGCACTGTTCATCATGAAAGCAGCAGTAGTTGTAGCTGTCCTGGGCGTGGATTTCCTCTCAACACCGGGGGAAGGATCCTCTTTTCAGAAATTTAAAGCGTCAAACACTCGCATTTGAacattttagaatattttaatgcatcattttgtttattttctgcctcaATTTAGGGTAAAAATGTGTGTGGTTTCGGAAACACAAAGTTCAAGCACAATGAGACAATTGGAAACACAGTGGAACACATTTCAGCAGGAAGACACAAATATTTACTCTCCTGTAGAGCTCATTTATTATTAGCTGAGTCAACACACATATGGGCAGATTGTTCTGTTGTCTCTAGTGTCGTTTTGTTTATGGCAGTGACCTTGACACATCTTCACGTCACCCATAAATGaattgggtcaatatataattgtgggactttttgtaacgcAGTTAACAGggatcatagttgacatttttgctctttacaggcctaaaatcaacatggccacctataaccaaacaccacatggcctttttagagaaagattctgaaagatacaattgagtaaaattgaaagttatttctaaagatattgtagtaaacctgttgacatgcgataaatccacacttgactcacactactttttattaaataactaagaaagcctggaattaacacacttccttgagaaatgtttttgtaatgggtagcTTAGTTGAAAGGGATTTCTCGGACACATATactatttgttattttccatctaaaatttgatatattgccaaaaaagaaatgtctgtcatgattatctcaacttagtaaaaagaacacaatcaaaacactttatgaataagctcattttattattgtttagctcattagaaggtggttgttactaaattcggacggttatttagttgacatcttagtgatatccagtcattttttattaaaaaccgagacacaaaatgacaaaaacaagacagataacgataaaactgagacataaaatggcaaaaccgagacatgaaacgacaaaaCCGATACAGAAAACGCCACAAACGAGAccgaaaacgacaaaaccgagacacaaaatggcaaaactgacacacaaaatgtggagcaggtcatgtgatctggaattaacacacttccttgagaggtgtttttgtaatggctgacttagttgaaagtgatttctctgaCATGGCTaggatttgttattttccatccaAAATTTGATACAtcaccaaaaaagaaatatctgtcatgattatctcaacttaataaaaagaacacaatcaaaacagtttatgaataagctcattttattattgtttagctaattagaaggtggttgttactaaattcagacggttatttagttgacattttagtgatatccaggcatttttttaataaataagtgattgtttccatcataaataattatggaatttgtaaagacatgatcataatgaacataaaaaaaacattagttatttttacttttaattaaaatgtatgcaagatacatcccatggacttcaaaagtccctcaattatatattgacctaaTTCATGTATAAACTTCCTGCTCATGCAGAACATGATCTACTGAAGAGAAAAGAGGCTTTGTTGCTGAAGATTATCATGTTACTCTGCTtcctttatgtttttattggaGGTGATTTCAAATTATTGTGCCGCACCTTAAGCCAAGGTTGGTGTTATTCTGCTGGTAAGGcctccattaaaaaaaataccagttAACCCTTCCTGGAGCATCAGTTTGCCTCCTCTATTGTTGGTCACAAACCTCAGATGTCGACTTGTTTTACAAAATGAATTATTCCGCCGTTGAATCATTTCACTTTCAGAACTTGAGGAAGTTTTGCTTTCTTGTCCTCACAAGTCCTCCAGATAGTTCAATCCACTCAATTTCACTTTGACACACCTCCTTTGTTTCATCCACCCATGAGCTTGAACTGTGTTTGATGGCCTGCAGGGTTTTCCATCACACTATGGAGGTCAGGTGTACGGACAGCAGCCGTACCCGATGGGCCATGCGTACCCAGGCCAGCCGGGCACCGTCACCGTCCAGCCAGCCGTGTTGGTGTCCGCGAGTCCTCTGGCCAACCCCGTCAACGACTACCTGTGCTACTCCATCTTCACCATGATGTGTTGCTGCCTGCCCCTCGGAGTCGCCGCCCTCATCTACTCCATCTCAGTGAGTTTCAATAGATTGTTTGGTGCGCTGCCCAAGGTACACATTGCAAAGTTTGAGCCAAAATCAAATCCCAGTCCACTGAACAGTggttattttctaaaaaattttaaaaagcatccaTAATGAGAAAAGCCCCCTCCATCCACGTCTTTGTTgcttgatgttgtttttttaa
This genomic stretch from Amphiprion ocellaris isolate individual 3 ecotype Okinawa chromosome 9, ASM2253959v1, whole genome shotgun sequence harbors:
- the si:dkey-33i11.9 gene encoding synapse differentiation-inducing gene protein 1-like, yielding MNPNNSSGAPPLDWTEGKHPMGQSPPPPPYQDVPNPGMPPPGPGYPPQQGFPSHYGGQVYGQQPYPMGHAYPGQPGTVTVQPAVLVSASPLANPVNDYLCYSIFTMMCCCLPLGVAALIYSISAREANHVGDQITAERSSRTARTLNHVGLGLGLGAFILTLIFVLVTVSH